AACAACCAGAATCAACGTCAATTGATTCTGAACAGCAACCAGTTGACGTTGATCTGTATTATTTGTTATAATCTAAAATAGTGGTTACCTGCAAAAAGAGATAACCCTATATACTTATCCAAAAAAGGCCTCGATATTAGATTTTGCCCAACGCTGTTATTAAGAAAAAACCTGTAGCGTGGTGGTAATTCTCTTTATTTCATTGGGTTTACAGCACTTTTTTGCTGATGAATTTTTTCTGGTACGGGCTGTGCGTTACTGCTAAAAGGCGAATAGGATGCAATCATGACAATAGGTAAAATCAAAGTTACTATCGCAACTCCAGTACCTAAAACACCTGCCCACCTATGACCAGGAGGATCTTCGACTTTTTCTGGGCGTTGGCTAACTTCCATATGTAAATATGATAAATCTAGCTTTATCTTAGTGAATGGTTAAAGAAAGTAGAAATTTAAAGACAATCTTTATATCTACCTAATCATTATAGTCATAAATCTCAATTATGTTGGTATCTTACTTGACTTAAGTTATAAAATTTTAATTAAGCTATTTTGGAGATTAATTAATGGAAGCACAGATAAACACTTTTAGTCATCGTTCTGTGCTGAGTCGGGAATTAATAGCAGGGTTAAATATTAATCCACAAGGTCATTACTTAGATGCAACCGTTGGTGGTGGCGGACACAGTGAACTAATTTTAGATCGCGGAGAAAATATCAGGCTGTTGGCAATAGATCGCGACGAGACGGCGATCGCGGCTACTAAAGCCAGATTAGCAGGTTACTATCCTCAACAGCTAGATTTTTGGCAGGGAAATTTTGCTGACTATCAGCCAGACAATTTGTTATTTGAGGGAATTATTGCCGATTTGGGCGTTAGCTCTCCCCAGCTAGAGGTTCGGGAGCGAGGATTCAGCTTTCGTAATGCTGCTCCTTTAGATATGCGTATGGATCGTTCAGACGGCATTACCGCAGCGGAGATTGTTAACCACTGGAAAGAGGTTTCTTTAGCTGATTTGATTTATGAATATGGAGAGGAAAGATTTTCCCGTCGGATTGCTAAGAAAATTGTGCAGCAACGCCCTTTTCAAACCACTACGGATTTAGCCACGGCGATCGCCTCTACTGTACCAGGAAAATATCGTCATGGCAGAATTCACCCTGCTACCCGTACTTTTCAAGCTCTGCGGATTGAGGTTAATCAAGAACTAAAGTCATTAGAAAAATTTATCGACCATGCACCTAGTTGGCTCAAGCCTGGGGGGATTATTGGGATTATCAGCTTTCATAGTCTAGAGGATCGCATTGTTAAACATCGCTTTCGAGGCAGCGAGCTATTAGAAGTTATTAGCAAAAAGCCAATTACGGCTCAACCAGACGAACAACGAGACAATCCGCGATCGCGATCGGCTAAGTTAAGATTTGCGCGAAAAACCAGCAAATAAGCTAAATCTCAGTCGCTTTCTGTCATTGTTTCGATACAAAGAGCGTTGGCTTCTGGTTTAGATAGAGTCAAAATTTTATCTTGCAACATAATTTGCGCGCCTCCTTGAGCCACAGAAAAATCTAACACTACAAAAGCCGTACCAGGAACTAGCCCTTTAGAAATCAACTTGCCTATATAACCACCATAAACTCTGTTATAGCTAATAACGATCGCTGCCGAACCCAAAGATAATTCAAAGATATTAATAGTTATTCTCATAAACCCTCTTTAGCTGGCAAAAGTAACCATGATTTTTTGAGCAATTTCTGAGCCAACACCAATTAGCTTGTCCTCAAAGCTGAGAATTACTGAACCATTATTAGTTTTGCTGATTAACTGCACTACTTGCCCTGGTTTTAACCGTAAATTTCGTAATTGGCGAGTGACTTTGCCTGAAGTATAGAGCTTGGTAATTAACCAGGAGTTTTCTGTAGGTATCTGATGCAAAAAATGGCAGTCGGAATTAGGATCTAGCTGTTTTACTGGCTCTAAAGTCGATTTAGAAGATATATCGCCAATAAAGGTAAATTCCTGAAATCCTTTAGATTCCTTAGCATTTAAAGATTGAATATCTACAGAGTGAGTCATGACCAAATTTATTGAGAGAAATTACTATTTATATTCTATAAATAGATATAGCGCGATTTGGTCTTGTTGACAATTATTTTTAAGTAGATTTATTTTATTCGTGGCGATCGAGAACTTTAAGCTCCAGATTATCTGTAGAGATGCGATCGCCTTAATAATTATCAGCTTCTCTGAGTTCCCAAGTTTCATCTTCTCGCATTTCTAATATTCGACTGTGATACTGGGCTAAACTAGGGCGATGACCAACGCTAACAAAGGTAATATTGGCTTTGAGCAGATGTTGATAAAGACTGTCCTCATTTTTGATATCCAAAGCACTAGTAGCTTCGTCAAGAATTACGTAACTAGGTTGATGAATCATGATTCTGGCAAATGCTAGTCTCTGCTGTTCCCCTAGAGATAAAACCTCATCCCAATCCTTTTCGACATCAAAACCACCAGAACGTTCAGCCAGATCGGGTAAATTAACGGCATATAGAGCAGCGTTTAATTCTGACTCCAAAGTTTTCAGATCGTCGTAAGGATAGCTTAGTTGA
This DNA window, taken from Pleurocapsa sp. FMAR1, encodes the following:
- the rsmH gene encoding 16S rRNA (cytosine(1402)-N(4))-methyltransferase RsmH translates to MEAQINTFSHRSVLSRELIAGLNINPQGHYLDATVGGGGHSELILDRGENIRLLAIDRDETAIAATKARLAGYYPQQLDFWQGNFADYQPDNLLFEGIIADLGVSSPQLEVRERGFSFRNAAPLDMRMDRSDGITAAEIVNHWKEVSLADLIYEYGEERFSRRIAKKIVQQRPFQTTTDLATAIASTVPGKYRHGRIHPATRTFQALRIEVNQELKSLEKFIDHAPSWLKPGGIIGIISFHSLEDRIVKHRFRGSELLEVISKKPITAQPDEQRDNPRSRSAKLRFARKTSK
- a CDS encoding FeoA family protein translates to MRITINIFELSLGSAAIVISYNRVYGGYIGKLISKGLVPGTAFVVLDFSVAQGGAQIMLQDKILTLSKPEANALCIETMTESD
- a CDS encoding ferrous iron transport protein A, which codes for MTHSVDIQSLNAKESKGFQEFTFIGDISSKSTLEPVKQLDPNSDCHFLHQIPTENSWLITKLYTSGKVTRQLRNLRLKPGQVVQLISKTNNGSVILSFEDKLIGVGSEIAQKIMVTFAS